One Ctenopharyngodon idella isolate HZGC_01 chromosome 9, HZGC01, whole genome shotgun sequence DNA window includes the following coding sequences:
- the ildr2 gene encoding immunoglobulin-like domain-containing receptor 2 isoform X2, with protein sequence MFLLHSSWIIFILFSLQSCNGVQVIVKDEKKFAMLFSTIVLPCHYTTHSTQTAVVQWWYKSYCTDRTRDSFTFPESLGVRGSDLGATSHLDCSDKSRTVRIVASGQGSSMTLAEHYKGRDISIINKADLRIGQLQWGDSGVYFCKVIISDDLEGKNEGQVELLVQGRTGVLDDILPEFDLEIMPEWVFVGVVVLGSVLFLLLVGICWCQCCPHSCCCYVRCCCCPDTCCCPKHLYEAGKMAKSGQPPQIAMYQPYYVPGVPVVSVVPPAAPSIIEPKLSTLPRSAENNIAGVRSGYRLQASQGQDAMKVVYYVERDLAQFHPTKGASHPSGSLSELSSLHDGDTDFRQTYRQVQRKALPPISDHIDEARLRTTSIGHGLRPSHYQDEHDNRWNCRSEHLPRKAFTRGRTGSLDELEEFAISYGPHGRRRGDFRGPQQDFEMGPRSRDYPPSYRDGPRYSRDDDDNNWRRRGSPPSPPKRRDAGDSERYVARQRSYDDTYLNTLLERKARGHGEWGGRTDDDSDTPSKGSSKKSSDCYNNRSPSNRPEEDDPLPPYSEREAERFRTEELIARERYRTVDRPFSYTRPAQGLSHTLQERREDRDKPRKLTTHLSRDSLIV encoded by the exons ATGTTTTTGTTACACAGTTCCTGgattatattcatattattttcaC TGCAAAGTTGTAATGGTGTACAGGTGATTGTGAAAGATGAGAAGAAGTTTGCCATGCTGTTCTCGACAATTGTTCTTCCGTGTCATTACACCACCCACTCCACTCAAACCGCAGTGGTACAGTGGTGGTACAAGTCTTACTGTACAGACCGCACTCGGGATTCCTTCACCTTTCCTGAGTCCCTGGGGGTCCGCGGATCTGATCTGGGAGCTACGTCTCATCTGGACTGCTCTGACAAGAGCCGCACGGTCCGCATCGTGGCCTCAGGACAGGGATCTTCTATGACCTTAGCAGAACACTACAAAGGAAGAGATATCTCCATCATTAACA AAGCAGATCTGCGCATTGGACAGCTGCAGTGGGGCGACAGCGGTGTATATTTCTGTaaggtgatcatttctgatGACCTGGAAGGGAAAAATGAAGGCCAGGTGGAGCTACTGGTGCAGG GTAGGACAGGTGTGCTGGATGACATCCTGCCTGAGTTTGATTTGGAGATTATGCCAG AGTGGGTGTTTGTGGGAGTTGTCGTCCTTGGTAGCGTTCTCTTCCTGTTGTTGGTTGGGATCTGCTGGTGCCAGTGTTGCCCTCACTCCTGCTGTTGTTATGTACGCTGTTGCTGCTGTCCTGATACATGTTGCTGTCCAAAACACT TATACGAGGCAGGAAAGATGGCAAAGAGCGGCCAACCTCCTCAGATTGCCATGTACCAACCTTACTATGTTCCTGGTGTGCCTGTGGTTTCTGTGGTCCCTCCAGCCGCTCCATCCATCATTGAACCCAAGTTATCTACATTACCTCGTTCAGCAGAAAACAATATAGCTGGAG TGCGCAGTGGCTATCGACTCCAGGCCAGTCAGGGTCAGGACGCTATGAAGGTTGTGTACTACGTAGAGAGGGACCTGGCGCAGTTCCACCCTACCAAGGGGGCCAGTCATCCAT CTGGCAGCCTATCAGAACTGAGCTCTCTGCACGATGGTGACACAGACTTTAGACAGACCTATCGGCAGGTCCAGAGGAAAGCACTACCACCCATCAGTGACCACATTGATGAGGCGCGTCTCCGAACAACATCGATTGGCCATGGGCTCCGCCCCTCACATTATCAGGACGAGCATGACAACAG GTGGAACTGTCGCTCTGAGCACCTGCCTCGCAAAGCTTTCACCAGGGGGCGCACGGGGTCACTAGATGAGCTGGAAGAGTTTGCTATTTCGTATGGCCCACACGGTCGACGAAGAGGTGACTTTCGTGGACCTCAGCAAGACTTTGAAATGGGACCAAGGTCGCGGGACTATCCACCGTCATACCGAGACGGGCCACGTTATTCTCGTGATGATGACGATAACAACTGGCGTCGTCGAGGCTCGCCACCTTCCCCACCAAAAAGGCGTGACGCAGGTGACAGTGAGCGTTATGTTGCACGCCAGAGGTCATATGACGATACCTACCTGAACACTTTACTGGAGCGCAAGGCTAGGGGCCATGGAGAGTGGGGTGGGAGGACTGATGATGACAGTGACACACCCTCAAAAGGCAGTTCGAAGAAGAGCAGTGACTGTTACAACAACAGGTCACCTAGCAACCGCCCCGAGGAGGATGATCCTTTACCTCCGTACTCTGAGAGGGAGGCGGAGAGGTTTAGAACTGAAGAGCTTATAGCGAGGGAACGGTACAGGACTGTTGATCGCCCTTTTTCATACACACGTCCGGCTCAAGGACTGTCCCATACGCTACAGGAGCGCAGGGAGGACAGGGACAAACCCAGGAAACTG ACCACTCATCTAAGCAGAGACTCTCTAATTGTGTGA
- the ildr2 gene encoding immunoglobulin-like domain-containing receptor 2 isoform X1 — protein sequence MFLLHSSWIIFILFSLQSCNGVQVIVKDEKKFAMLFSTIVLPCHYTTHSTQTAVVQWWYKSYCTDRTRDSFTFPESLGVRGSDLGATSHLDCSDKSRTVRIVASGQGSSMTLAEHYKGRDISIINKADLRIGQLQWGDSGVYFCKVIISDDLEGKNEGQVELLVQGRTGVLDDILPEFDLEIMPEWVFVGVVVLGSVLFLLLVGICWCQCCPHSCCCYVRCCCCPDTCCCPKHLYEAGKMAKSGQPPQIAMYQPYYVPGVPVVSVVPPAAPSIIEPKLSTLPRSAENNIAGVRSGYRLQASQGQDAMKVVYYVERDLAQFHPTKGASHPSAGSLSELSSLHDGDTDFRQTYRQVQRKALPPISDHIDEARLRTTSIGHGLRPSHYQDEHDNRWNCRSEHLPRKAFTRGRTGSLDELEEFAISYGPHGRRRGDFRGPQQDFEMGPRSRDYPPSYRDGPRYSRDDDDNNWRRRGSPPSPPKRRDAGDSERYVARQRSYDDTYLNTLLERKARGHGEWGGRTDDDSDTPSKGSSKKSSDCYNNRSPSNRPEEDDPLPPYSEREAERFRTEELIARERYRTVDRPFSYTRPAQGLSHTLQERREDRDKPRKLTTHLSRDSLIV from the exons ATGTTTTTGTTACACAGTTCCTGgattatattcatattattttcaC TGCAAAGTTGTAATGGTGTACAGGTGATTGTGAAAGATGAGAAGAAGTTTGCCATGCTGTTCTCGACAATTGTTCTTCCGTGTCATTACACCACCCACTCCACTCAAACCGCAGTGGTACAGTGGTGGTACAAGTCTTACTGTACAGACCGCACTCGGGATTCCTTCACCTTTCCTGAGTCCCTGGGGGTCCGCGGATCTGATCTGGGAGCTACGTCTCATCTGGACTGCTCTGACAAGAGCCGCACGGTCCGCATCGTGGCCTCAGGACAGGGATCTTCTATGACCTTAGCAGAACACTACAAAGGAAGAGATATCTCCATCATTAACA AAGCAGATCTGCGCATTGGACAGCTGCAGTGGGGCGACAGCGGTGTATATTTCTGTaaggtgatcatttctgatGACCTGGAAGGGAAAAATGAAGGCCAGGTGGAGCTACTGGTGCAGG GTAGGACAGGTGTGCTGGATGACATCCTGCCTGAGTTTGATTTGGAGATTATGCCAG AGTGGGTGTTTGTGGGAGTTGTCGTCCTTGGTAGCGTTCTCTTCCTGTTGTTGGTTGGGATCTGCTGGTGCCAGTGTTGCCCTCACTCCTGCTGTTGTTATGTACGCTGTTGCTGCTGTCCTGATACATGTTGCTGTCCAAAACACT TATACGAGGCAGGAAAGATGGCAAAGAGCGGCCAACCTCCTCAGATTGCCATGTACCAACCTTACTATGTTCCTGGTGTGCCTGTGGTTTCTGTGGTCCCTCCAGCCGCTCCATCCATCATTGAACCCAAGTTATCTACATTACCTCGTTCAGCAGAAAACAATATAGCTGGAG TGCGCAGTGGCTATCGACTCCAGGCCAGTCAGGGTCAGGACGCTATGAAGGTTGTGTACTACGTAGAGAGGGACCTGGCGCAGTTCCACCCTACCAAGGGGGCCAGTCATCCAT CAGCTGGCAGCCTATCAGAACTGAGCTCTCTGCACGATGGTGACACAGACTTTAGACAGACCTATCGGCAGGTCCAGAGGAAAGCACTACCACCCATCAGTGACCACATTGATGAGGCGCGTCTCCGAACAACATCGATTGGCCATGGGCTCCGCCCCTCACATTATCAGGACGAGCATGACAACAG GTGGAACTGTCGCTCTGAGCACCTGCCTCGCAAAGCTTTCACCAGGGGGCGCACGGGGTCACTAGATGAGCTGGAAGAGTTTGCTATTTCGTATGGCCCACACGGTCGACGAAGAGGTGACTTTCGTGGACCTCAGCAAGACTTTGAAATGGGACCAAGGTCGCGGGACTATCCACCGTCATACCGAGACGGGCCACGTTATTCTCGTGATGATGACGATAACAACTGGCGTCGTCGAGGCTCGCCACCTTCCCCACCAAAAAGGCGTGACGCAGGTGACAGTGAGCGTTATGTTGCACGCCAGAGGTCATATGACGATACCTACCTGAACACTTTACTGGAGCGCAAGGCTAGGGGCCATGGAGAGTGGGGTGGGAGGACTGATGATGACAGTGACACACCCTCAAAAGGCAGTTCGAAGAAGAGCAGTGACTGTTACAACAACAGGTCACCTAGCAACCGCCCCGAGGAGGATGATCCTTTACCTCCGTACTCTGAGAGGGAGGCGGAGAGGTTTAGAACTGAAGAGCTTATAGCGAGGGAACGGTACAGGACTGTTGATCGCCCTTTTTCATACACACGTCCGGCTCAAGGACTGTCCCATACGCTACAGGAGCGCAGGGAGGACAGGGACAAACCCAGGAAACTG ACCACTCATCTAAGCAGAGACTCTCTAATTGTGTGA
- the ildr2 gene encoding immunoglobulin-like domain-containing receptor 2 isoform X4 has translation MFLLHSSWIIFILFSLQSCNGVQVIVKDEKKFAMLFSTIVLPCHYTTHSTQTAVVQWWYKSYCTDRTRDSFTFPESLGVRGSDLGATSHLDCSDKSRTVRIVASGQGSSMTLAEHYKGRDISIINKADLRIGQLQWGDSGVYFCKVIISDDLEGKNEGQVELLVQGRTGVLDDILPEFDLEIMPEWVFVGVVVLGSVLFLLLVGICWCQCCPHSCCCYVRCCCCPDTCCCPKHLYEAGKMAKSGQPPQIAMYQPYYVPGVPVVSVVPPAAPSIIEPKLSTLPRSAENNIAGAAGSLSELSSLHDGDTDFRQTYRQVQRKALPPISDHIDEARLRTTSIGHGLRPSHYQDEHDNRWNCRSEHLPRKAFTRGRTGSLDELEEFAISYGPHGRRRGDFRGPQQDFEMGPRSRDYPPSYRDGPRYSRDDDDNNWRRRGSPPSPPKRRDAGDSERYVARQRSYDDTYLNTLLERKARGHGEWGGRTDDDSDTPSKGSSKKSSDCYNNRSPSNRPEEDDPLPPYSEREAERFRTEELIARERYRTVDRPFSYTRPAQGLSHTLQERREDRDKPRKLTTHLSRDSLIV, from the exons ATGTTTTTGTTACACAGTTCCTGgattatattcatattattttcaC TGCAAAGTTGTAATGGTGTACAGGTGATTGTGAAAGATGAGAAGAAGTTTGCCATGCTGTTCTCGACAATTGTTCTTCCGTGTCATTACACCACCCACTCCACTCAAACCGCAGTGGTACAGTGGTGGTACAAGTCTTACTGTACAGACCGCACTCGGGATTCCTTCACCTTTCCTGAGTCCCTGGGGGTCCGCGGATCTGATCTGGGAGCTACGTCTCATCTGGACTGCTCTGACAAGAGCCGCACGGTCCGCATCGTGGCCTCAGGACAGGGATCTTCTATGACCTTAGCAGAACACTACAAAGGAAGAGATATCTCCATCATTAACA AAGCAGATCTGCGCATTGGACAGCTGCAGTGGGGCGACAGCGGTGTATATTTCTGTaaggtgatcatttctgatGACCTGGAAGGGAAAAATGAAGGCCAGGTGGAGCTACTGGTGCAGG GTAGGACAGGTGTGCTGGATGACATCCTGCCTGAGTTTGATTTGGAGATTATGCCAG AGTGGGTGTTTGTGGGAGTTGTCGTCCTTGGTAGCGTTCTCTTCCTGTTGTTGGTTGGGATCTGCTGGTGCCAGTGTTGCCCTCACTCCTGCTGTTGTTATGTACGCTGTTGCTGCTGTCCTGATACATGTTGCTGTCCAAAACACT TATACGAGGCAGGAAAGATGGCAAAGAGCGGCCAACCTCCTCAGATTGCCATGTACCAACCTTACTATGTTCCTGGTGTGCCTGTGGTTTCTGTGGTCCCTCCAGCCGCTCCATCCATCATTGAACCCAAGTTATCTACATTACCTCGTTCAGCAGAAAACAATATAGCTGGAG CAGCTGGCAGCCTATCAGAACTGAGCTCTCTGCACGATGGTGACACAGACTTTAGACAGACCTATCGGCAGGTCCAGAGGAAAGCACTACCACCCATCAGTGACCACATTGATGAGGCGCGTCTCCGAACAACATCGATTGGCCATGGGCTCCGCCCCTCACATTATCAGGACGAGCATGACAACAG GTGGAACTGTCGCTCTGAGCACCTGCCTCGCAAAGCTTTCACCAGGGGGCGCACGGGGTCACTAGATGAGCTGGAAGAGTTTGCTATTTCGTATGGCCCACACGGTCGACGAAGAGGTGACTTTCGTGGACCTCAGCAAGACTTTGAAATGGGACCAAGGTCGCGGGACTATCCACCGTCATACCGAGACGGGCCACGTTATTCTCGTGATGATGACGATAACAACTGGCGTCGTCGAGGCTCGCCACCTTCCCCACCAAAAAGGCGTGACGCAGGTGACAGTGAGCGTTATGTTGCACGCCAGAGGTCATATGACGATACCTACCTGAACACTTTACTGGAGCGCAAGGCTAGGGGCCATGGAGAGTGGGGTGGGAGGACTGATGATGACAGTGACACACCCTCAAAAGGCAGTTCGAAGAAGAGCAGTGACTGTTACAACAACAGGTCACCTAGCAACCGCCCCGAGGAGGATGATCCTTTACCTCCGTACTCTGAGAGGGAGGCGGAGAGGTTTAGAACTGAAGAGCTTATAGCGAGGGAACGGTACAGGACTGTTGATCGCCCTTTTTCATACACACGTCCGGCTCAAGGACTGTCCCATACGCTACAGGAGCGCAGGGAGGACAGGGACAAACCCAGGAAACTG ACCACTCATCTAAGCAGAGACTCTCTAATTGTGTGA
- the ildr2 gene encoding immunoglobulin-like domain-containing receptor 2 isoform X5 has product MFLLHSSWIIFILFSLQSCNGVQVIVKDEKKFAMLFSTIVLPCHYTTHSTQTAVVQWWYKSYCTDRTRDSFTFPESLGVRGSDLGATSHLDCSDKSRTVRIVASGQGSSMTLAEHYKGRDISIINKADLRIGQLQWGDSGVYFCKVIISDDLEGKNEGQVELLVQGRTGVLDDILPEFDLEIMPEWVFVGVVVLGSVLFLLLVGICWCQCCPHSCCCYVRCCCCPDTCCCPKHLYEAGKMAKSGQPPQIAMYQPYYVPGVPVVSVVPPAAPSIIEPKLSTLPRSAENNIAGAGSLSELSSLHDGDTDFRQTYRQVQRKALPPISDHIDEARLRTTSIGHGLRPSHYQDEHDNRWNCRSEHLPRKAFTRGRTGSLDELEEFAISYGPHGRRRGDFRGPQQDFEMGPRSRDYPPSYRDGPRYSRDDDDNNWRRRGSPPSPPKRRDAGDSERYVARQRSYDDTYLNTLLERKARGHGEWGGRTDDDSDTPSKGSSKKSSDCYNNRSPSNRPEEDDPLPPYSEREAERFRTEELIARERYRTVDRPFSYTRPAQGLSHTLQERREDRDKPRKLTTHLSRDSLIV; this is encoded by the exons ATGTTTTTGTTACACAGTTCCTGgattatattcatattattttcaC TGCAAAGTTGTAATGGTGTACAGGTGATTGTGAAAGATGAGAAGAAGTTTGCCATGCTGTTCTCGACAATTGTTCTTCCGTGTCATTACACCACCCACTCCACTCAAACCGCAGTGGTACAGTGGTGGTACAAGTCTTACTGTACAGACCGCACTCGGGATTCCTTCACCTTTCCTGAGTCCCTGGGGGTCCGCGGATCTGATCTGGGAGCTACGTCTCATCTGGACTGCTCTGACAAGAGCCGCACGGTCCGCATCGTGGCCTCAGGACAGGGATCTTCTATGACCTTAGCAGAACACTACAAAGGAAGAGATATCTCCATCATTAACA AAGCAGATCTGCGCATTGGACAGCTGCAGTGGGGCGACAGCGGTGTATATTTCTGTaaggtgatcatttctgatGACCTGGAAGGGAAAAATGAAGGCCAGGTGGAGCTACTGGTGCAGG GTAGGACAGGTGTGCTGGATGACATCCTGCCTGAGTTTGATTTGGAGATTATGCCAG AGTGGGTGTTTGTGGGAGTTGTCGTCCTTGGTAGCGTTCTCTTCCTGTTGTTGGTTGGGATCTGCTGGTGCCAGTGTTGCCCTCACTCCTGCTGTTGTTATGTACGCTGTTGCTGCTGTCCTGATACATGTTGCTGTCCAAAACACT TATACGAGGCAGGAAAGATGGCAAAGAGCGGCCAACCTCCTCAGATTGCCATGTACCAACCTTACTATGTTCCTGGTGTGCCTGTGGTTTCTGTGGTCCCTCCAGCCGCTCCATCCATCATTGAACCCAAGTTATCTACATTACCTCGTTCAGCAGAAAACAATATAGCTGGAG CTGGCAGCCTATCAGAACTGAGCTCTCTGCACGATGGTGACACAGACTTTAGACAGACCTATCGGCAGGTCCAGAGGAAAGCACTACCACCCATCAGTGACCACATTGATGAGGCGCGTCTCCGAACAACATCGATTGGCCATGGGCTCCGCCCCTCACATTATCAGGACGAGCATGACAACAG GTGGAACTGTCGCTCTGAGCACCTGCCTCGCAAAGCTTTCACCAGGGGGCGCACGGGGTCACTAGATGAGCTGGAAGAGTTTGCTATTTCGTATGGCCCACACGGTCGACGAAGAGGTGACTTTCGTGGACCTCAGCAAGACTTTGAAATGGGACCAAGGTCGCGGGACTATCCACCGTCATACCGAGACGGGCCACGTTATTCTCGTGATGATGACGATAACAACTGGCGTCGTCGAGGCTCGCCACCTTCCCCACCAAAAAGGCGTGACGCAGGTGACAGTGAGCGTTATGTTGCACGCCAGAGGTCATATGACGATACCTACCTGAACACTTTACTGGAGCGCAAGGCTAGGGGCCATGGAGAGTGGGGTGGGAGGACTGATGATGACAGTGACACACCCTCAAAAGGCAGTTCGAAGAAGAGCAGTGACTGTTACAACAACAGGTCACCTAGCAACCGCCCCGAGGAGGATGATCCTTTACCTCCGTACTCTGAGAGGGAGGCGGAGAGGTTTAGAACTGAAGAGCTTATAGCGAGGGAACGGTACAGGACTGTTGATCGCCCTTTTTCATACACACGTCCGGCTCAAGGACTGTCCCATACGCTACAGGAGCGCAGGGAGGACAGGGACAAACCCAGGAAACTG ACCACTCATCTAAGCAGAGACTCTCTAATTGTGTGA
- the ildr2 gene encoding immunoglobulin-like domain-containing receptor 2 isoform X3 codes for MFLLHSSWIIFILFSLQSCNGVQVIVKDEKKFAMLFSTIVLPCHYTTHSTQTAVVQWWYKSYCTDRTRDSFTFPESLGVRGSDLGATSHLDCSDKSRTVRIVASGQGSSMTLAEHYKGRDISIINKADLRIGQLQWGDSGVYFCKVIISDDLEGKNEGQVELLVQEWVFVGVVVLGSVLFLLLVGICWCQCCPHSCCCYVRCCCCPDTCCCPKHLYEAGKMAKSGQPPQIAMYQPYYVPGVPVVSVVPPAAPSIIEPKLSTLPRSAENNIAGVRSGYRLQASQGQDAMKVVYYVERDLAQFHPTKGASHPSAGSLSELSSLHDGDTDFRQTYRQVQRKALPPISDHIDEARLRTTSIGHGLRPSHYQDEHDNRWNCRSEHLPRKAFTRGRTGSLDELEEFAISYGPHGRRRGDFRGPQQDFEMGPRSRDYPPSYRDGPRYSRDDDDNNWRRRGSPPSPPKRRDAGDSERYVARQRSYDDTYLNTLLERKARGHGEWGGRTDDDSDTPSKGSSKKSSDCYNNRSPSNRPEEDDPLPPYSEREAERFRTEELIARERYRTVDRPFSYTRPAQGLSHTLQERREDRDKPRKLTTHLSRDSLIV; via the exons ATGTTTTTGTTACACAGTTCCTGgattatattcatattattttcaC TGCAAAGTTGTAATGGTGTACAGGTGATTGTGAAAGATGAGAAGAAGTTTGCCATGCTGTTCTCGACAATTGTTCTTCCGTGTCATTACACCACCCACTCCACTCAAACCGCAGTGGTACAGTGGTGGTACAAGTCTTACTGTACAGACCGCACTCGGGATTCCTTCACCTTTCCTGAGTCCCTGGGGGTCCGCGGATCTGATCTGGGAGCTACGTCTCATCTGGACTGCTCTGACAAGAGCCGCACGGTCCGCATCGTGGCCTCAGGACAGGGATCTTCTATGACCTTAGCAGAACACTACAAAGGAAGAGATATCTCCATCATTAACA AAGCAGATCTGCGCATTGGACAGCTGCAGTGGGGCGACAGCGGTGTATATTTCTGTaaggtgatcatttctgatGACCTGGAAGGGAAAAATGAAGGCCAGGTGGAGCTACTGGTGCAGG AGTGGGTGTTTGTGGGAGTTGTCGTCCTTGGTAGCGTTCTCTTCCTGTTGTTGGTTGGGATCTGCTGGTGCCAGTGTTGCCCTCACTCCTGCTGTTGTTATGTACGCTGTTGCTGCTGTCCTGATACATGTTGCTGTCCAAAACACT TATACGAGGCAGGAAAGATGGCAAAGAGCGGCCAACCTCCTCAGATTGCCATGTACCAACCTTACTATGTTCCTGGTGTGCCTGTGGTTTCTGTGGTCCCTCCAGCCGCTCCATCCATCATTGAACCCAAGTTATCTACATTACCTCGTTCAGCAGAAAACAATATAGCTGGAG TGCGCAGTGGCTATCGACTCCAGGCCAGTCAGGGTCAGGACGCTATGAAGGTTGTGTACTACGTAGAGAGGGACCTGGCGCAGTTCCACCCTACCAAGGGGGCCAGTCATCCAT CAGCTGGCAGCCTATCAGAACTGAGCTCTCTGCACGATGGTGACACAGACTTTAGACAGACCTATCGGCAGGTCCAGAGGAAAGCACTACCACCCATCAGTGACCACATTGATGAGGCGCGTCTCCGAACAACATCGATTGGCCATGGGCTCCGCCCCTCACATTATCAGGACGAGCATGACAACAG GTGGAACTGTCGCTCTGAGCACCTGCCTCGCAAAGCTTTCACCAGGGGGCGCACGGGGTCACTAGATGAGCTGGAAGAGTTTGCTATTTCGTATGGCCCACACGGTCGACGAAGAGGTGACTTTCGTGGACCTCAGCAAGACTTTGAAATGGGACCAAGGTCGCGGGACTATCCACCGTCATACCGAGACGGGCCACGTTATTCTCGTGATGATGACGATAACAACTGGCGTCGTCGAGGCTCGCCACCTTCCCCACCAAAAAGGCGTGACGCAGGTGACAGTGAGCGTTATGTTGCACGCCAGAGGTCATATGACGATACCTACCTGAACACTTTACTGGAGCGCAAGGCTAGGGGCCATGGAGAGTGGGGTGGGAGGACTGATGATGACAGTGACACACCCTCAAAAGGCAGTTCGAAGAAGAGCAGTGACTGTTACAACAACAGGTCACCTAGCAACCGCCCCGAGGAGGATGATCCTTTACCTCCGTACTCTGAGAGGGAGGCGGAGAGGTTTAGAACTGAAGAGCTTATAGCGAGGGAACGGTACAGGACTGTTGATCGCCCTTTTTCATACACACGTCCGGCTCAAGGACTGTCCCATACGCTACAGGAGCGCAGGGAGGACAGGGACAAACCCAGGAAACTG ACCACTCATCTAAGCAGAGACTCTCTAATTGTGTGA